A window of Chitinophaga sp. MM2321 contains these coding sequences:
- a CDS encoding DUF5009 domain-containing protein, protein MTQGSQRFLPLDVFRGMTVCFMIIVNTGGTGGTYWPLDHAAWHGWTPTDLVFPSFLFAVGNAMSFSMRKYEQIGNSAVLGKIFKRTLIIFLLGYLMYWFPFVQNTPDGLSFSPFSHTRILGVLQRIALCYCIGSLMIHYLSKKMVWTISTLFLFGYWAILWYTGTPGDQYGIHGNAGLALDRWVMGEPHMYHGEGFAFDPEGILSTIPAVVNVIAGYYTGLFIQQQGRTKPGLLRLVFAGILFIALAYAWNTVFPINKKLWTSSYVLLTVGIDLLLLSLLIFVIDMLGFSKGSGFFTVFGKNPLFLYLLSEILVTVLFFIMINGSSLYDWINEHIFQPLSPGKFGSLLFSLAFMLVCWLVGFILDKKRIYVRV, encoded by the coding sequence ATGACACAAGGCTCCCAACGATTTCTACCGCTGGACGTATTCCGCGGCATGACAGTCTGTTTCATGATCATTGTGAATACCGGAGGCACCGGTGGTACCTATTGGCCACTGGATCATGCTGCCTGGCATGGCTGGACACCCACAGATCTGGTATTCCCTTCCTTCCTTTTTGCCGTAGGTAATGCCATGAGTTTCAGTATGCGGAAATACGAACAGATTGGCAATTCGGCTGTATTAGGAAAGATTTTCAAACGCACACTTATTATTTTTTTACTGGGATACCTGATGTACTGGTTTCCATTTGTTCAGAACACACCCGATGGTCTGAGCTTTTCGCCATTCAGTCATACCCGCATCCTGGGCGTGTTGCAACGCATCGCACTCTGCTATTGTATCGGCTCTCTCATGATTCATTATCTGTCAAAAAAAATGGTATGGACCATCAGTACCCTCTTCCTCTTTGGGTATTGGGCTATTCTCTGGTATACCGGCACACCCGGCGACCAGTATGGCATACATGGTAATGCCGGACTGGCATTAGACAGATGGGTAATGGGCGAACCGCATATGTATCATGGTGAAGGCTTCGCCTTTGATCCCGAAGGGATACTGAGCACCATTCCAGCTGTTGTGAACGTTATTGCAGGCTATTATACCGGTTTGTTTATACAACAACAGGGAAGAACAAAACCCGGATTGTTGCGCCTCGTTTTTGCCGGCATCCTCTTTATTGCACTGGCATATGCCTGGAATACTGTATTCCCTATCAACAAAAAATTATGGACCAGCTCCTACGTACTGCTCACAGTAGGCATCGACCTGCTGCTGCTGTCCTTGCTGATCTTTGTAATAGATATGCTCGGCTTCAGTAAAGGGAGCGGATTTTTTACGGTATTTGGTAAAAATCCGTTGTTCCTCTATCTCCTGTCTGAAATACTGGTCACCGTGCTCTTTTTTATTATGATCAATGGTTCCTCGTTATACGATTGGATCAATGAACATATTTTCCAGCCTTTATCACCGGGAAAATTCGGGTCACTCCTCTTCTCGCTGGCTTTTATGCTGGTATGCTGGCTGGTAGGATTTATACTGGACAAAAAACGCATTTACGTAAGAGTGTAA
- a CDS encoding YitT family protein → MKEHLKNILLIIAGAFIFAVGINYLTIPNKLSEGGVIGITIVTYYYWGWSPGITNLVINSVLIAAGYKLLDKRGMFYTILGILFCSLFLYMTENNLTPVTTNSMLAAIFGGLLVGIGVGLVFLSGGSTGGSAIVARFCNKYLGWTLGNAMLIFDVVVIASSAFIIGIEKTMYTFIAVYIGARVIDYIVDGLNTKRAITIISANTKAIAEKITGEMKRGATVLHGHGAYTQAPKEVLYVIVGKQELMHLKALVKQADPEAFVVIHEVHEVLGKGFSM, encoded by the coding sequence ATGAAAGAGCATTTGAAGAACATCTTACTCATCATAGCCGGTGCGTTCATCTTCGCAGTAGGTATCAACTATCTTACTATCCCCAACAAATTATCAGAAGGCGGGGTGATCGGTATTACCATCGTTACCTATTATTATTGGGGCTGGTCGCCGGGAATCACCAACCTGGTCATCAATTCCGTACTGATTGCTGCCGGCTATAAACTGCTCGACAAACGTGGCATGTTTTATACGATCCTGGGCATCCTGTTTTGCTCACTGTTCCTATACATGACGGAAAACAACCTTACACCGGTGACCACCAACTCCATGCTGGCAGCCATCTTTGGAGGACTCCTGGTTGGCATCGGCGTCGGACTTGTATTTCTTTCCGGTGGCTCCACCGGAGGATCGGCCATCGTAGCCCGGTTCTGCAACAAATACCTGGGCTGGACCCTGGGCAATGCCATGCTGATCTTTGACGTAGTGGTAATCGCCAGTTCTGCCTTCATTATCGGCATTGAAAAAACGATGTATACCTTTATTGCCGTTTACATCGGCGCCAGGGTAATAGATTATATCGTTGATGGCCTGAACACCAAACGCGCCATCACCATCATCTCCGCCAATACAAAAGCCATCGCGGAAAAGATCACCGGCGAAATGAAACGCGGCGCCACCGTACTGCATGGGCACGGCGCCTACACACAGGCTCCCAAAGAAGTACTGTACGTAATAGTTGGTAAACAGGAACTGATGCACTTAAAAGCCCTCGTAAAGCAAGCAGACCCCGAAGCATTCGTTGTGATCCACGAAGTGCACGAGGTACTGGGAAAAGGCTTCTCTATGTAA
- a CDS encoding energy transducer TonB, translating into MDSIKIPGNDFLDILFDGRNKDYGAYELRNRYDVRVRNAIMGTTSILLMIIGGYVLNNKLMAAENVIRPFIAEKITELMTVKLPEENRVIPPPAVHTPPPAATSVRLAKMVVTPDKEVRPEDEPPKLSDIGNKAIGLENKVGNPDGLADGLPEFGKPGGSVVEAPLAPDREGPLTFVDIKPEFPGGQAALMKYLQKNMRYPSLAQSNEIQGTVYIQFVVNRDGSITDVKTRGAVKGGGLEEEAMRVVRNMPKWKPGKQSGQQVAVFFNLPVNFILAQ; encoded by the coding sequence ATGGACTCAATTAAAATCCCGGGGAATGATTTCCTCGACATCCTTTTTGATGGAAGGAACAAAGATTATGGGGCCTATGAATTGCGCAATCGTTATGATGTGCGCGTTCGCAATGCAATAATGGGCACCACTTCCATCTTGTTAATGATCATTGGTGGATATGTGCTGAATAATAAATTAATGGCTGCTGAAAATGTTATCCGCCCATTTATAGCAGAAAAAATAACGGAATTAATGACGGTGAAATTACCGGAAGAGAACCGGGTTATTCCTCCCCCGGCGGTGCATACGCCCCCTCCTGCTGCTACCAGCGTGCGCCTCGCAAAAATGGTGGTAACACCAGATAAAGAGGTAAGACCGGAAGACGAACCACCAAAGCTCAGCGACATCGGAAATAAAGCAATTGGTCTTGAAAATAAGGTAGGCAATCCGGATGGTTTGGCAGATGGATTACCCGAGTTCGGTAAGCCGGGTGGGAGTGTAGTGGAAGCACCGCTGGCACCTGATAGGGAAGGACCACTGACCTTTGTGGATATTAAGCCGGAATTTCCCGGTGGGCAAGCTGCGTTAATGAAATACCTGCAAAAAAATATGCGTTATCCTTCATTGGCCCAGTCCAATGAAATCCAGGGCACGGTGTATATCCAGTTTGTTGTAAATCGTGATGGCAGCATCACCGATGTTAAAACAAGGGGTGCAGTCAAAGGTGGCGGCCTGGAAGAAGAAGCGATGCGCGTAGTGCGGAATATGCCTAAATGGAAACCCGGTAAACAAAGCGGGCAACAGGTGGCTGTATTTTTTAACCTCCCCGTAAATTTCATATTAGCGCAATAG
- a CDS encoding cellulase family glycosylhydrolase gives MYKRFFTLLIIVISLLQMGCAQEERTVWSKEKAEQWYAGQGWLRGSDFIPSTAVNQLEMWQAATFDTTTINRELGYAASIGLNSMRVYLHHLAWLTDPEGFKKRVDTYLSIANGHGISTMFVLFDDCWNKEYHAGTQPAPRTGIHNSGWVQDPGPALQRNITLTDTLERYVKDILTTFGKDSRVVLWDLYNEPGNEGSGNKSLVLLEKAFHWGREVNPQQPLSAGVWDWNLKELSTFQLENSDVITYHNYGPPEQHQRMIDTLRTFGRPLICTEYMARTRGSHFENIMPLLKKENIGAYNWGLVAGKTNTIYAWDQPMPDGGEPNPWFHDIFRKDGTPYSQEEVAVIKKLTGKQ, from the coding sequence ATGTATAAAAGATTTTTCACGTTACTGATAATAGTTATTTCCCTCCTTCAGATGGGCTGTGCCCAAGAGGAGCGAACGGTATGGTCTAAAGAAAAGGCGGAGCAGTGGTATGCCGGCCAGGGCTGGCTGCGGGGGAGCGACTTTATCCCCAGCACTGCTGTAAACCAGCTGGAAATGTGGCAGGCCGCCACTTTTGATACCACTACTATCAACAGGGAGCTGGGCTATGCGGCTTCCATCGGGTTAAACTCCATGCGGGTATACCTGCATCACCTGGCCTGGCTAACTGATCCGGAAGGATTTAAAAAAAGAGTGGATACTTATTTGTCCATCGCAAACGGTCATGGGATCTCTACCATGTTTGTGCTGTTTGATGATTGCTGGAACAAAGAGTATCATGCCGGTACACAGCCTGCTCCCAGAACAGGCATTCATAATTCAGGATGGGTACAGGACCCCGGTCCGGCTTTGCAAAGGAATATAACGTTAACGGATACACTGGAAAGATATGTAAAGGATATACTGACCACCTTTGGTAAAGATTCCCGTGTTGTATTATGGGATCTGTATAATGAACCGGGTAATGAGGGTAGCGGCAATAAAAGCCTGGTATTACTGGAAAAGGCATTCCACTGGGGCCGCGAGGTAAATCCGCAGCAGCCTTTGTCTGCCGGTGTGTGGGATTGGAATTTAAAAGAGCTGAGTACTTTTCAGCTGGAAAATTCAGATGTGATCACTTACCATAATTATGGTCCGCCGGAACAACACCAGCGGATGATAGATACCTTACGCACATTTGGCCGTCCGTTGATCTGTACAGAATATATGGCCCGCACCCGTGGCAGCCATTTTGAAAACATTATGCCTTTGCTGAAAAAGGAAAATATCGGTGCTTATAACTGGGGACTGGTAGCGGGTAAAACAAATACCATCTACGCCTGGGATCAACCAATGCCGGATGGGGGAGAGCCCAATCCCTGGTTTCATGATATTTTCAGAAAGGATGGTACTCCTTACAGCCAGGAAGAAGTGGCGGTGATAAAAAAGTTGACGGGCAAGCAATAA
- a CDS encoding phosphoenolpyruvate carboxylase, with translation MEAPVNNSLQQFKNLVGTKFQLYNSLFTSLPFHRVEKTGVFLSLFLLHCEEGYAKGNSPQEIMDSFFKQYTTFQQEKQKTDLLFRFVQYAERQVVLFDALEDAAFRYIRDLQGTGTLRHLQSEVMQEQAQDKLKEKLKDFSVRLVLTAHPTQFYPGEVLGIINDLSKALIEENTSEVNMYLQQLGKTPFFKKEKPTPYDEAISLVWFLENIFYRAGGRILSFMRAQFPGAISSDNPVIRMGFWPGGDRDGNPFVNAAITVEVAAALRASVMKCYFREVRNLRRRLTFKGVENVVAALEAKLSRNLFIPGHKADISRQEILDTLTAIRQTIVTEHNGLFVHLVDNLISKVEIFGLFFASLDIRQDSSIHETLLSAVAEKTDALPDNYESLDDAAKIEALLRIDHAIDPLVLEDPLHRDCLQTIAAVKQIQEVNGEDGCNRYIISHSTCVLSVMEVYGMFLLAGWQKDSITMDIVPLFETIDDLRMAGQVMKSLYENVEYRKHLNRRQCKQTIMLGFSDGTKDGGYLMANWSIYKAKEELSAISKEYDIDVVFFDGRGGPPARGGGKTHQFYASMGRNIANQEIQQTIQGQTISSNFGTVDAAQFNMEQLVHAGISNELFSPKTVTLTKAEEGLLQSLADAGYESYNKLKTHPHFLAYLDHASPLRYYAEANIGSRPSKRNSSAKLNLNDLRAVPYVGAWSQLKQNVPGYYGVGSALQQLEAQGQWKALTHLYQHSLFFRTLLDNCEMAMKKSYFPLTAYLAKHPQYGEVWQMIYDEFELTKKYLLLLTGESELMEASPIDQLSIQMRERIVLPLLTIQQYALTSIRELDTAPDSPDKETYEKLIMRCSFGIINAGRNSA, from the coding sequence ATGGAAGCGCCGGTAAATAACTCGTTGCAACAATTCAAGAACCTTGTTGGTACAAAGTTCCAGCTTTATAATAGCCTTTTCACCTCGTTACCTTTTCACCGGGTGGAAAAGACAGGTGTTTTTCTTTCCTTATTCCTCCTGCATTGTGAGGAGGGCTATGCCAAAGGCAACAGCCCTCAGGAAATAATGGATTCCTTTTTTAAACAGTACACTACCTTCCAGCAGGAAAAGCAGAAAACGGATCTTTTATTCCGCTTTGTACAATATGCAGAAAGGCAGGTGGTATTATTTGATGCACTGGAAGATGCCGCATTCCGCTATATCCGCGACCTCCAGGGTACGGGCACTCTCCGGCACCTGCAATCAGAAGTGATGCAGGAGCAGGCGCAGGATAAGCTAAAAGAGAAGCTGAAGGATTTTTCTGTAAGACTGGTACTCACCGCACACCCTACACAGTTTTATCCCGGCGAAGTACTGGGTATTATTAATGATCTCTCTAAAGCACTGATCGAAGAAAATACTTCGGAGGTAAATATGTACCTCCAGCAACTGGGTAAAACACCCTTCTTCAAAAAAGAAAAGCCTACACCATATGATGAAGCTATCAGCCTGGTATGGTTCCTTGAAAATATATTTTACCGGGCCGGCGGACGCATCCTCTCCTTTATGCGGGCGCAGTTCCCCGGTGCCATCAGTAGCGATAACCCGGTAATCCGCATGGGCTTCTGGCCTGGTGGTGACCGTGACGGGAATCCTTTTGTGAATGCTGCTATCACCGTGGAAGTGGCCGCTGCATTGCGCGCTTCGGTGATGAAATGCTATTTCCGCGAGGTGCGTAACCTCCGGCGCAGGCTCACCTTCAAAGGGGTGGAAAACGTAGTGGCCGCACTGGAAGCCAAATTATCCCGCAACCTGTTTATACCGGGACATAAAGCCGATATCAGCCGCCAGGAAATCCTGGACACCTTAACAGCTATTCGTCAAACAATTGTAACCGAACATAACGGACTTTTTGTTCACCTGGTAGATAACCTGATCAGCAAAGTAGAGATCTTCGGACTCTTCTTCGCTTCGCTGGATATACGCCAGGACAGCTCCATTCATGAAACATTGCTGAGTGCAGTGGCAGAAAAGACGGACGCATTACCCGACAATTATGAATCATTGGACGATGCGGCAAAAATTGAAGCCCTGTTACGTATTGATCATGCTATAGATCCTTTGGTGCTGGAAGATCCGTTGCACCGGGATTGCCTGCAAACCATTGCGGCCGTTAAGCAGATCCAGGAAGTAAACGGAGAAGATGGCTGTAACCGCTATATCATCAGTCACAGTACCTGTGTGCTGAGTGTGATGGAAGTATATGGCATGTTCCTGCTGGCTGGCTGGCAAAAGGATAGCATCACAATGGACATCGTGCCCTTGTTTGAAACAATCGATGACCTGCGTATGGCTGGGCAGGTGATGAAGTCATTATACGAAAATGTTGAATACCGCAAGCACCTGAACCGTCGTCAGTGCAAACAAACGATTATGCTGGGCTTTTCGGATGGTACCAAAGATGGCGGTTACCTGATGGCCAACTGGAGCATCTATAAAGCCAAAGAAGAATTGTCTGCTATCTCTAAAGAATATGATATTGATGTGGTGTTCTTCGACGGGCGTGGCGGTCCTCCCGCACGTGGTGGTGGAAAAACGCACCAGTTCTATGCTTCTATGGGCAGAAACATTGCCAACCAGGAAATTCAGCAAACGATCCAGGGGCAAACAATCAGTTCCAACTTCGGCACCGTGGATGCTGCACAGTTCAATATGGAGCAGCTGGTACATGCCGGCATCAGCAATGAGCTGTTCTCACCCAAGACGGTCACCCTCACCAAGGCAGAGGAAGGATTACTGCAATCCCTGGCAGATGCGGGTTATGAGTCCTATAATAAATTAAAGACCCATCCGCATTTCCTGGCTTACCTGGATCATGCGAGCCCGCTTCGTTATTATGCGGAGGCTAATATCGGCAGTCGTCCCAGCAAGCGTAATTCTTCTGCCAAGCTGAATCTCAATGATCTGAGGGCAGTGCCGTATGTAGGCGCCTGGAGCCAGCTGAAACAGAATGTACCAGGTTACTATGGCGTGGGTAGCGCGTTACAGCAACTGGAAGCCCAGGGACAATGGAAAGCGTTGACACATCTTTACCAGCACTCGCTGTTTTTCAGAACATTGCTGGATAACTGTGAGATGGCGATGAAGAAAAGCTATTTCCCGTTGACAGCCTATCTGGCCAAACATCCGCAGTATGGGGAAGTATGGCAGATGATCTATGATGAATTTGAACTCACTAAAAAATACCTGCTCCTCCTGACCGGCGAATCCGAACTGATGGAGGCCAGCCCTATAGATCAGCTCTCTATACAGATGCGGGAAAGGATCGTGTTGCCGTTGCTGACCATTCAACAATACGCACTGACCAGTATCCGCGAACTGGATACTGCACCTGATAGTCCGGATAAAGAAACATACGAGAAGCTGATTATGCGCTGCTCATTTGGGATTATCAATGCAGGAAGAAACTCAGCCTAA